Part of the Triticum urartu cultivar G1812 chromosome 2, Tu2.1, whole genome shotgun sequence genome, TTTGTTCCACATGTGGCTCGTCATGGTCTTCTCATTCCTTCTCCCATCTAGCCGCCCTATGACACCAACCGAACCATCGGCCAAACCTGCTCGCCTGCCCAAGCCCCCCACCCCCCACCATGATTCCGTCGCCTCGACTATCCCTCTAACCCCTCCACACCCTTCTTCTCCAGCACTGGCAGCCCACCCCAGACCTTGAACAAGCATCCTCCTTACCTCCACCTGTGACATCACGACCAGCCACGTTGCCGCTCGCTGCGCCTCGTTCTTGGCGAGCCCTGGCCAAGGACGCCGCCGCATCCCCGTCTCCGACCCGGGCGCTGCGCCTTCTTCCACAATTTGACTTATCCAGCGTTCTTCCAGGCAAGTGCCAAATAGCAAAACTTTATTTCTTCATTTTTTTGAGATGGAGGATATCGGGGCCGTGCTGGCCCAAAGTCTTCTTATTTTGAGAAACCAGCCCAGGCTCTTTCTGTGGCGCAGGTCCACGACAATCGGGGGCTCTCGGGCTGCAATCAGGTGAGCAAATAAATCGAGCAACAAAGTGGGCCGCGGAGCGAGTGGCGGGCTGGCGGCAGCGAGTGAAGCGAAGCGCCGCCTCTCTTTCTTTCCCCCGAAGAAGAACCCGCACGACACAGGCCGCTTCCTCCGGCCTCCTCCCCCACCCCTCGGCCCTCCCCTCACCCGCAGCAGCGCACGTGCCTGCCGGAGCCGAGAGCGGCGATGTCTGGCCGCGTCGGCGAAagcagcagccgccgccgccgcaccgcggCGAAGCCCCCGCGCTACGACCGCAGCATCACCGTCTTCTCCCCCGAGGGCCGCGTCTTCCAAGTCGGTCAGTACGCACGCTTCTCGCACCCCCGAAATCGAGCTCCGCCCCCGCGTCGCCGCCTCCCTTGCCCGCCCTAGCTCCGTGACGATCTTCCTGTGCTGTCCGTCGCAGACTACGCCCGCAACTCCGTGAAGCTGGAGGGGATCACCTCCGTCGCCGTGCGCGGCGCCGACTCCGTCTGCGTCATCACCCAGCGGACCAAGGCACCGGCGGTGAGTTCGCGCGCGCTGGCCAGCACTGCTGAATGCTGCTCGATCGGGCGCAAACCGACGACCATCTCGTGATTTTGGGGAGTAATCGGTGATTTCGTGCTCGTTGCATTTCAGGACCCGTTGCTGGACACAGCGGACCCCGCCTTCATGCACCTGTTCCAGATCACCGAGCGGCTTGGTATGCTGGCCACGGGGATGCCAGGTGAGGTGACTGATCCTCTCTGCGTGCGGACTCCGTCAGTTCTAATCTCTTGTGTACTGATCCTGTGCACGCAATTTGATCCCACTGGTGATTAATTCGCACCTGCATTGCGACTTGTGAGATCGAGTAGGACTTTACCTATGGAGGGTTTTGCTTTCCATCCGGAAGTACTTGCTAGAACACCTTGATTCTACTGTGAATTGTGCACTTCTAGGATACTTTGATGAACCGGGAGTAATGTTAATTTTTCAGGTTGGATCAGTGGAGTACTATTGTGAATGATGATCCATTTGAATGTCTAAAACCTTGGGTTACAGTGTACGTAATTATGCCAGCCAGGTCCTTAATTAGGGAACTCTTAAATTTTTCAGCGTGAATCGTGATCTTTAGCTGGGTGTTGCCTTGTGCAAGTAGTTAATCTATCTGACTAGTTATGATACTTGTTATGATTGCACTGGACTGTTGATTTAGTACCTCCTTTTACTTCTGGAGTATTGAACATCTATAATGGTTTTGAAACTAGCAATTAATTGTCCTGGCCCTTAATCTGAACTTTAAATCTCAAAAAACTAATATGCCTTACGTACAGCATTACGAGGCCAATAGAGTTTAGCAGGACATGATGATACACTGCCATTTTATCTGTCTATTTCTGGATTATTGACGGGCCTTTTTCTTCACTGAAGCTGACGGGAGAGCATTAGCTCAGCAGGCAAGGAACGAAGCTGCAGGGTTCCGTCACAAGTGGGGATATGAAATGCCTCCTAAGATGTTGGCGCAATGGTAAGATTTGCTCTTAATTAAGTACATGACGCAGGCAGCACAGATGAAAACAAAAATATATTTCGCCTGAGAACATTTAAAACGCCCTTCATCGGCGCGTATTATCAGTTGTCATGTTGAAGATATGGGAAGTGATGATGAGAACATTTTTCCGCCAAAAAATATTGCTTGTACTTTAGTACCAGAGCTTACATTCTGTGTGCTAAGCTATATGTACACTTTCCTTGGTTCAGTAACTTGGCACACTTCATTCATTTCAAGCCATGCTTTACGTTTAGCCAGTTGTATTTTGATTGTCTACAGGTTGGGAGACAGAGCACAAGTTCGCACCCAGCATGCTGGCATGAGACCTTACAGAGTTGGTTAGTCCTACTTCTTCTGACTTTGTGTATGAGAGAGTGGTGAAACTTGTCAGCATATTATGTTTCCTTATGTTCTAATAAAGGTCTTATTCGTTAGTCCAATCCTTTTAACCTCCTTCACAGTTGCTACGGTCGTGGGAATTGATGAAGAGAAAGGAACTCCAGAGCTCTTTACATGTGATCCTGCTGGACAAGTCCTTGGCCACAAGGTATCAAAGAATTTTGTGCTGTGCTCATAAACTTGTATTCATCAAAATGCAAGAGTCGCATTTCTGCTGATGATTATTTAGTTATTCTCAAGCAGTAATGTGGATGGCCAAAAAATTTGCGATAAGATACCACGCATAAATTAGGAGCATCTATACATGAGTACAAGGAGTAACTAGATTCACTGATGTCCTCTCCTCAGGCAACCAGCGTAGGTCTCAAGGACCAGGAAGCTATCGAGTTTCTCGAGGAAGCAATGGCGGGCAATTCTTCTTTATCATTCCAGGAAACCATGGAGGTGAGCATAAGTGCATAACATTAACAGTATTATCGAACAACAGACATAATTATCGTATACAAAACCTCATGCTACAAGGAAACACAGACAAAAATGATGGACCACGAGCACGAGTTGATCGTATTTCCTATTGTCTTTTCAC contains:
- the LOC125536319 gene encoding proteasome subunit alpha type-6-like, which produces MSGRVGESSSRRRRTAAKPPRYDRSITVFSPEGRVFQVDYARNSVKLEGITSVAVRGADSVCVITQRTKAPADPLLDTADPAFMHLFQITERLGMLATGMPADGRALAQQARNEAAGFRHKWGYEMPPKMLAQWLGDRAQVRTQHAGMRPYRVVATVVGIDEEKGTPELFTCDPAGQVLGHKATSVGLKDQEAIEFLEEAMAGNSSLSFQETMEMAVSALRHVLEDNSQGHDTEVGVVRKNYPIFRTVLRRIYKNPLAGQSILDGEGQ